One genomic segment of Chelonia mydas isolate rCheMyd1 chromosome 1, rCheMyd1.pri.v2, whole genome shotgun sequence includes these proteins:
- the FGF23 gene encoding fibroblast growth factor 23: protein MSQPCQCRRLDFMLFVLCGFKAIVAFPNFSPLLNPSWGNTDSLMHLYTFTEKNSFHLQINPDGYVDGTPHQSIYSALMIKSEDAGYVVITGVKSGRYLCMDVKGNIFGSHYFSQEDCMFKQRTLENGYDVYQSPKYNFLVSLGRAKQAFFPGMNPPPYSQFLPRRNEIPLIRFNTPEPHRHTRNADIDPLQILIPRGEAFDTGPQTLQTHFAHLPREPMRINPNDVVNPDDPLAMMDVRRNGSPRFYITR from the exons ATGTCACAGCCCTGTCAGTGCAGGCGCCTGGACTTCATGCTGTTTGTGCTATGCGGCTTCAAGGCTATTGTTGCCTTTCCCAACTTCTCTCCACTGCTGAATCCCAGCTGGGGAAACACAGATAGCCTGATGCACCTGTACACATTTACTGAGaagaacagcttccatctgcAAATCAACCCCGATGGTTATGTTGATGGCACACCTCACCAATCCATTTACA GTGCCCTAATGATCAAATCTGAGGATGCTGGCTATGTGGTGATAACCGGTGTAAAGAGCGGGCGCTACCTATGTATGGACGTTAAAGGAAATATCTTTGGATCG CATTACTTCAGTCAAGAAGACTGCATGTTTAAACAAAGAACACTAGAAAATGGATACGACGTGTACCAATCTCCCAAGTACAACTTTCTGGTCAGCCTGGGCAGGGCTAAACAAGCTTTCTTCCCTGGTATGAATCCACCGCCGTACTCCCAGTTTTTGCCCAGGAGAAATGAAATCCCTCTGATCCGATTCAATACACCTGAACCCCACAGGCACACTAGAAATGCAGACATTGATCCTCTCCAGATTTTGATCCCTCGGGGAGAGGCCTTTGACACAGGACCTCAGACGTTGCAGACTCACTTTGCTCACCTGCCTAGAGAACCCATGAGAATCAATCCAAATGATGTGGTCAACCCAGATGACCCACTTGCAATGATGGATGTCAGAAGGAATGGAAGTCCGCGCTTTTACATTACAAGATAG